From a single Candidatus Neomarinimicrobiota bacterium genomic region:
- a CDS encoding MBL fold metallo-hydrolase, protein MKIKFWGVRGSIPSPGSATLRYGGNTSCTSVHLKGDRTLVLDAGTGIRNLGKALLADTTDIYILISHNHWDHIQGFPFFAPLYQPDRTVFVFQTPYEKRRLCALVDQMDGAHFPVKADELPSDYQCVEEEMLTFLAAHGFNIARIDTNHPGGGFGYRVEENGRSMVYLTDNELEPPYPRATGFEEFVRFCQGSDVLIHDAQYREDDMPHKHGWGHSLVSQVCELARAAEVQNLILYHHDPDRSDTELDAIQEEANSRLQKMGQNIRCTVAYEGLEVEL, encoded by the coding sequence ATGAAGATCAAGTTCTGGGGTGTCCGTGGTTCCATTCCCAGCCCGGGATCGGCTACGCTCCGCTACGGGGGGAATACTTCCTGCACCAGCGTTCACCTGAAGGGTGACAGAACCCTGGTGCTGGACGCGGGGACGGGGATTAGGAACCTGGGAAAGGCCCTGTTAGCTGACACTACCGATATATATATCCTAATTTCCCACAATCACTGGGACCACATCCAGGGATTTCCCTTCTTTGCACCGCTGTACCAGCCGGACCGTACGGTATTTGTTTTTCAGACCCCGTACGAGAAGCGCAGACTGTGTGCCCTGGTTGACCAGATGGACGGGGCCCACTTCCCGGTAAAGGCCGATGAGCTGCCGTCCGATTACCAGTGTGTGGAGGAGGAGATGCTCACCTTCCTGGCCGCGCATGGTTTCAACATTGCCCGGATTGATACCAACCATCCGGGTGGTGGCTTTGGCTACCGGGTTGAGGAGAATGGCCGGTCAATGGTTTACCTCACCGACAACGAGCTGGAGCCGCCATATCCTAGGGCGACCGGGTTTGAGGAGTTCGTCCGGTTCTGCCAGGGATCTGACGTGCTGATTCACGATGCCCAATACCGGGAAGATGACATGCCGCATAAGCACGGCTGGGGGCATAGCCTGGTAAGCCAGGTGTGTGAGTTGGCCCGGGCTGCTGAAGTCCAAAATCTGATTCTCTACCATCACGACCCGGACCGAAGCGATACGGAACTGGATGCCATCCAGGAAGAGGCGAACAGCCGGCTGCAAAAGATGGGCCAGAATATCCGCTGCACGGTGGCCTATGAAGGCTTGGAGGTGGAGCTTTGA